A single Thermodesulfobium sp. 4217-1 DNA region contains:
- a CDS encoding IS1634 family transposase, translating to MAKATVYQTNKKTGVTYVYESVSFWDKEKKQSRSHRKLIGKLIDNQIVPTKKRKENIKDIAKSSRYFYGAVYLFDKIAQDTGLLQDLKVCFGKEYKQILSTAYYLILEDKNPLSRFGKWAMLHKHPYGKTIASQRSSELFASIAEDAKNRFFRLQAKRRAQEEYWAYDTTSISSYSKCLKQVKYGMNKEHDILAQINLAVLFGEESNLPFYYRKLAGNIPDVKTLKKLLLDMNFLGFDKVKLVMDRGFYSMDNISGLYKEHVKFLIAGKLSLKIVQNGIASIKENIKNWKYYSPLYNLYARCLPITWDYTQERPYKKNVLKEKKRMYLHIYYSPERAIEKENAFNIKLSNLQSELINKEIQTEHQTLYEKYFEISNTPVRGLKILPNEDAIADAVKDFGFFALISNDIKDPISALQIYRNKDLVEKAFGNLKERLNLRRLSVSSEQSLDGKLFVEFIALIILSYIKKKMQDNSLFKDYTMQEMLDELDIIECFELPGKKIQLGEITKKQIQLYEKLGVDPPTSLQ from the coding sequence ATGGCAAAAGCTACCGTATATCAAACGAATAAAAAGACAGGTGTAACGTATGTATATGAGTCTGTATCTTTCTGGGATAAAGAAAAGAAACAGTCTAGATCCCATAGAAAGTTAATAGGTAAACTTATTGATAACCAGATTGTACCTACCAAAAAAAGAAAAGAAAATATAAAAGATATTGCCAAGTCTTCAAGATATTTTTATGGCGCAGTTTATCTTTTTGATAAAATTGCTCAAGATACTGGACTTCTTCAAGATTTAAAGGTATGTTTCGGCAAAGAATATAAACAGATTTTATCTACTGCCTACTACCTGATTCTCGAAGACAAAAACCCTTTAAGCAGGTTCGGCAAGTGGGCTATGTTACATAAACACCCGTACGGTAAGACAATAGCGTCCCAAAGAAGTTCAGAACTATTTGCTTCTATAGCAGAAGATGCAAAGAACAGATTCTTTCGTTTACAAGCAAAGCGCAGAGCACAAGAAGAATACTGGGCTTACGATACGACATCGATTTCGAGCTATTCAAAATGCTTAAAGCAGGTCAAATACGGTATGAATAAAGAGCATGACATTCTTGCGCAAATTAATCTTGCCGTATTGTTTGGAGAAGAATCAAACCTCCCGTTTTACTACCGCAAACTTGCAGGGAATATACCTGATGTTAAAACACTGAAGAAATTACTTCTTGATATGAACTTCTTAGGTTTTGATAAAGTAAAGTTGGTTATGGACAGAGGTTTCTACAGCATGGATAACATAAGCGGTCTATATAAAGAACACGTGAAGTTTTTGATTGCAGGAAAGCTTTCGCTTAAAATAGTTCAAAACGGTATAGCCAGTATTAAAGAAAATATAAAAAATTGGAAATACTATAGTCCTTTATATAATTTATATGCACGCTGTTTACCTATAACATGGGACTATACACAAGAACGTCCTTATAAAAAAAACGTGCTTAAAGAGAAAAAGCGCATGTACCTGCATATTTATTATTCCCCAGAAAGGGCAATAGAGAAAGAAAATGCTTTTAATATAAAGCTATCCAACTTACAAAGCGAGCTTATAAACAAAGAAATACAGACTGAACATCAGACTCTGTATGAGAAATACTTTGAAATATCAAATACTCCCGTAAGAGGTTTAAAAATATTACCGAATGAAGATGCAATTGCGGATGCGGTTAAGGATTTTGGATTCTTTGCACTAATATCTAACGATATAAAAGATCCTATAAGCGCACTACAGATATACCGCAATAAAGATTTAGTAGAAAAAGCATTCGGAAACCTTAAGGAAAGGCTTAATTTAAGGAGACTTTCCGTGTCGTCAGAGCAAAGCCTTGACGGTAAACTGTTTGTTGAATTTATTGCCTTGATAATTTTATCCTATATCAAAAAGAAAATGCAGGACAATAGCCTGTTTAAAGATTATACGATGCAGGAGATGCTTGATGAATTAGATATAATAGAATGCTTTGAGCTACCCGGTAAAAAAATACAGTTAGGCGAAATAACTAAAAAACAGATTCAGTTATATGAAAAATTAGGAGTAGATCCACCGACCTCGTTACAATAG